A portion of the Stigmatella aurantiaca DW4/3-1 genome contains these proteins:
- a CDS encoding rhomboid family intramembrane serine protease — MARKPRILDAPNSSQPTAPEPPPRRWTPVCSAVLALSVVMFFLDGFLLRQGLIPGGDWLERVGKPLALYGPLIQQGQPWRVLTYAFEHGGPIHLLFNMSAAFTLGPSLERAIGSWRFLGLSLVTCVGSAAFALLFDFDQPTVGASGMILGWLGALLPIAPGYTRRQLGLWLLQIALISLIPGVSWAGHLGGVLFGLPCGLALKMGKAVYARALPLLLFIAAVAAVFAAYPERRGGF, encoded by the coding sequence ATGGCGCGCAAGCCCCGCATCCTGGATGCTCCCAACTCCTCCCAGCCCACGGCCCCCGAGCCCCCTCCGCGGCGCTGGACACCGGTGTGCAGCGCCGTCCTCGCCCTCTCGGTGGTGATGTTCTTCCTGGATGGCTTCCTGCTGCGGCAGGGGCTGATTCCCGGGGGAGATTGGCTGGAGCGGGTGGGCAAGCCGCTGGCCCTCTATGGGCCCCTCATCCAGCAGGGCCAGCCCTGGCGCGTGCTCACCTATGCCTTCGAGCATGGCGGGCCCATCCACCTGCTCTTCAACATGTCGGCGGCCTTCACGCTCGGCCCCAGCCTGGAGCGGGCCATTGGCTCGTGGCGTTTCCTGGGGCTGTCGCTGGTGACGTGCGTGGGCTCGGCGGCCTTCGCGCTCCTGTTCGACTTCGACCAGCCCACCGTCGGCGCCTCGGGGATGATCCTCGGCTGGCTGGGGGCCCTGCTCCCCATTGCTCCGGGCTACACGCGGCGGCAGCTGGGCCTGTGGCTCCTCCAGATCGCCCTCATCAGCCTCATTCCCGGCGTGAGCTGGGCAGGGCACCTCGGCGGTGTCCTCTTTGGCCTGCCCTGTGGCCTGGCCTTGAAGATGGGCAAGGCCGTCTATGCGCGGGCGCTGCCCCTGCTGCTCTTCATCGCCGCCGTGGCGGCCGTGTTCGCGGCCTACCCGGAGCGGCGCGGAGGTTTCTGA
- the pgsA gene encoding CDP-diacylglycerol--glycerol-3-phosphate 3-phosphatidyltransferase codes for MDRATRKQRKREERARRRAARKESVLIQEFWNLPNMLTLGRIMLIPLFVWFTYDADPFYSLMAGVVFAVASITDVVDGYLARKWNLITVVGKFMDPLADKLIAMAALVMMVRLGRIAAWLVIVLLARELIVSGLRTIAASEGMVIAAGQEGKWKTSLQLVGIISLCVHYVHPLDLGFRVVTVDYNLVGKTLVYLSGAFSVWSAVVYFRAFLAMLARRGKPDAQNA; via the coding sequence ATGGACCGAGCCACGAGGAAACAGCGAAAGCGCGAGGAGCGGGCGAGGCGCCGGGCGGCCCGTAAGGAGAGCGTCCTCATCCAGGAGTTCTGGAACCTGCCCAACATGTTGACGCTGGGCCGGATCATGCTGATCCCCCTGTTCGTCTGGTTCACCTACGACGCGGACCCGTTCTACTCGCTGATGGCGGGCGTGGTGTTCGCCGTGGCGTCCATCACGGACGTGGTGGACGGGTACTTGGCGCGCAAGTGGAACCTCATCACCGTGGTGGGGAAGTTCATGGACCCGCTGGCGGACAAGCTGATCGCCATGGCGGCGCTGGTGATGATGGTGCGGCTGGGGCGGATCGCCGCTTGGTTGGTCATCGTGCTGCTGGCGCGCGAGCTCATCGTCAGCGGGCTGCGCACCATCGCGGCGAGCGAGGGCATGGTCATCGCTGCGGGGCAGGAGGGCAAGTGGAAGACGAGCCTTCAATTGGTGGGGATCATTTCACTCTGCGTTCACTACGTTCACCCGCTGGATTTGGGCTTCCGGGTGGTGACGGTGGACTACAACTTGGTGGGCAAGACGCTGGTCTACCTGTCGGGCGCGTTCTCGGTGTGGAGCGCGGTGGTGTACTTCCGGGCGTTCCTCGCGATGCTCGCCCGGCGGGGCAAACCGGACGCACAGAATGCTTGA
- a CDS encoding IS5-like element ISStau10 family transposase: MAEPWVSDELWRKLEPLLPKPRRKDRHVQFAGSKRTDPRRIFSGIVFVLRTGVPWRALPATGAFPSGYTCRLWLLRWHRAGVWKRLSQLLLAELRSKGRLHWTHAVVDSSSVRAPSGGRKTGPSPVDRRKLGTKHHVITDAMGTPLAVTLTGANRNDITQLLPLVDELPRVRGKRGSPKQKPQKLYADRGYDSDSHRLQLKKRHIEPYIARRRTAHGSGLGRKRSVVERTLSWLHQFRKLEIREEHSVATYKALADLALCLIYERLLES, encoded by the coding sequence ATGGCTGAACCCTGGGTGTCAGATGAACTGTGGCGAAAACTCGAACCGCTGCTGCCGAAGCCTCGAAGAAAGGATCGCCACGTGCAATTCGCTGGGAGCAAGAGGACCGACCCTCGCCGGATCTTCAGCGGCATCGTGTTCGTGTTGCGAACAGGCGTTCCCTGGCGCGCATTGCCTGCCACCGGTGCTTTTCCCTCGGGTTATACTTGCCGTCTCTGGTTGTTGAGGTGGCATCGGGCGGGTGTTTGGAAGCGATTGAGCCAACTTCTCTTGGCGGAACTGAGAAGCAAGGGGCGACTCCATTGGACGCATGCAGTTGTTGATAGCAGTTCCGTACGCGCCCCCAGCGGAGGCCGAAAAACCGGCCCCAGCCCCGTTGACCGAAGAAAGCTTGGCACCAAGCATCACGTTATCACCGATGCCATGGGGACACCCCTTGCCGTGACTCTCACCGGGGCAAACAGGAATGACATCACCCAACTTCTCCCCTTGGTGGATGAGCTTCCCCGTGTCCGCGGAAAGCGGGGCAGCCCCAAACAGAAGCCGCAGAAACTCTACGCAGATCGGGGCTATGATTCCGACTCCCACCGACTGCAGTTGAAGAAACGGCATATTGAGCCCTATATCGCCCGGCGACGAACTGCTCATGGAAGTGGTTTGGGCAGGAAACGCTCAGTCGTTGAACGCACGCTCTCTTGGCTCCATCAGTTCCGAAAGCTGGAGATCCGGGAGGAGCACTCGGTTGCAACCTACAAGGCTCTTGCTGACCTGGCTCTCTGCCTCATCTACGAGCGCCTGCTGGAGTCGTAA
- a CDS encoding bactofilin family protein, with protein sequence MATAKDLTGASGDNTVVGPSILISGRLTGDEDLTVRGRVEGELTLSKTLIVETTGVVKANVAVRNAIISGVVVGNINATESVELTREGRMVGDIRSPRVIIVDGASFRGRVDMGEVEPGRVPVSRPPVARPTTRSVATVPSRPAAPARSAAQTPPSRPAPPPPPAKPAAKPLPPPPPPAPSVGAAARTEVSAPVPPVVGAGAKKKVVVKKKAR encoded by the coding sequence GTGGCGACGGCGAAGGATCTAACCGGCGCGTCCGGTGACAACACGGTGGTGGGGCCCTCCATCCTCATCAGCGGCAGGCTCACGGGCGATGAGGACCTCACCGTCCGGGGACGGGTCGAGGGAGAGCTGACGCTCAGCAAGACCCTCATCGTGGAGACCACGGGGGTGGTGAAGGCCAACGTGGCGGTGCGCAACGCCATCATCAGCGGCGTGGTGGTGGGCAACATCAACGCCACCGAGAGCGTGGAGCTCACCCGCGAGGGCCGCATGGTGGGGGACATCCGCTCCCCGCGCGTCATCATCGTGGACGGCGCCAGCTTCCGGGGCCGGGTGGACATGGGTGAGGTGGAGCCCGGCCGTGTGCCCGTCTCCCGCCCGCCGGTGGCCCGGCCCACCACGCGTTCGGTGGCCACGGTGCCCTCTCGTCCGGCAGCGCCGGCACGCTCGGCGGCCCAAACGCCCCCGTCGCGCCCCGCGCCGCCTCCGCCGCCCGCGAAGCCCGCGGCCAAGCCGTTGCCGCCCCCGCCTCCCCCCGCGCCGAGCGTGGGGGCCGCGGCGCGGACGGAGGTGTCCGCGCCGGTGCCTCCCGTGGTGGGAGCGGGTGCGAAGAAGAAGGTCGTGGTGAAGAAGAAGGCCCGCTAG
- the pyrE gene encoding orotate phosphoribosyltransferase gives MATPLARDHARLLELLTEHSFERRRVVLSSGKESDFYIDCKRTALLAEGHFLIGRLLLDVILREASLAVGVGGLTLGADPLASAVSLTSYLAGSPIEAFIVRKEPKGHGTGQWIEGLAALGQHAPVAIVEDVVTTGGSTLKAIERAQAEGLNVLGAFALVDRLEGGREAVEASGHRLFSLFTRKDFIP, from the coding sequence ATGGCAACCCCACTGGCACGTGATCATGCGCGGTTGTTGGAGTTGCTGACCGAGCACTCCTTCGAGCGGCGCCGCGTGGTGCTCTCGTCGGGCAAGGAGTCGGACTTCTACATTGATTGCAAGCGCACGGCGCTGCTCGCCGAGGGGCACTTCCTCATTGGCCGGCTGCTGCTGGACGTCATCCTCCGTGAGGCTTCGCTGGCGGTGGGTGTGGGGGGCCTGACGCTCGGTGCCGATCCGCTCGCCTCGGCGGTCAGCCTCACCAGCTACCTGGCGGGCTCACCGATCGAAGCCTTCATCGTCCGCAAGGAGCCCAAGGGGCACGGCACGGGCCAGTGGATCGAGGGGCTGGCCGCGCTCGGCCAGCATGCGCCGGTGGCCATCGTCGAGGATGTGGTGACGACGGGGGGCTCGACCCTCAAGGCCATCGAGCGGGCCCAGGCCGAGGGGCTGAATGTGCTCGGCGCCTTCGCGCTGGTGGACCGGCTCGAGGGAGGACGCGAGGCGGTCGAGGCCTCGGGCCACCGGCTCTTCTCGCTCTTCACCCGTAAGGACTTCATTCCGTGA
- a CDS encoding ParB N-terminal domain-containing protein, giving the protein MDAENRVDGEDGKPEMPEELSSAPSPQEGAPDRPEEQGQVPRPEGEGESPVSADAASGSPEAPPSEAPQGVQAETPSEGESSQAPPSGEVRPPPSLDRMVLASLPLEQVEEDGTFRIRPAGEISALATDIARLGQLFPVDVRSVGQDRYQIICGFRRVAALRFLKRDRVQARVHEGLSDEDSLLIALAAAIHANPVDREELEAKREALESAGRLSAAARDMLEKALESEDSLAPESMEEEVDADELAADAAQRLGTLNQDLSLLADVFLSLDEARRAELLMQLRYSAELVEYLEGL; this is encoded by the coding sequence ATGGACGCCGAGAACAGGGTCGACGGAGAGGACGGGAAGCCGGAGATGCCAGAGGAGTTGTCTTCGGCCCCTTCGCCGCAGGAGGGGGCGCCCGATCGCCCCGAGGAACAGGGGCAGGTTCCCCGTCCCGAAGGGGAGGGAGAATCCCCCGTGTCCGCGGATGCGGCCTCCGGATCGCCGGAGGCTCCGCCCTCCGAGGCGCCGCAAGGCGTGCAGGCGGAGACGCCCTCCGAGGGGGAATCCAGCCAGGCTCCGCCGTCCGGTGAGGTGCGGCCTCCGCCCTCGCTGGATCGCATGGTGTTGGCCTCGCTGCCGCTGGAGCAGGTGGAGGAGGACGGCACCTTCCGGATCCGTCCGGCGGGGGAGATCTCCGCGCTGGCCACGGACATCGCCCGGTTGGGGCAGCTCTTCCCGGTGGATGTGCGCTCCGTGGGGCAGGATCGCTACCAGATCATTTGCGGCTTCCGGCGTGTGGCGGCCCTGCGTTTTCTCAAGCGGGACCGCGTCCAGGCGCGAGTCCACGAGGGGCTGTCGGACGAGGACTCACTGCTGATTGCCCTGGCGGCGGCGATCCACGCAAACCCGGTGGACCGTGAGGAGCTGGAGGCCAAGCGGGAGGCGCTGGAATCCGCGGGGCGTCTGAGCGCCGCGGCGCGGGACATGCTGGAGAAGGCCCTGGAGTCCGAGGACTCGCTGGCGCCCGAGTCGATGGAGGAGGAGGTGGACGCGGACGAGCTGGCCGCGGACGCTGCCCAGCGGCTGGGGACGCTCAACCAGGATCTCTCCCTGCTGGCGGACGTGTTCCTTTCGTTGGATGAGGCCCGCCGGGCGGAACTGCTGATGCAACTGCGGTATTCGGCCGAGCTGGTGGAGTACCTGGAGGGTCTATAG
- a CDS encoding bactofilin family protein, with protein sequence MANTVIGSSIVIDGEISGDEDLVIQGTVKGKISLKESLYVEGSGVVEADIETQNVEIAGRVTGNIVASDKVELKTDCRVVGDIKAPRILIADGASFKGNVDMDQKER encoded by the coding sequence ATGGCGAATACGGTCATTGGCTCGAGCATCGTCATCGACGGGGAGATCTCCGGCGACGAAGACCTGGTGATCCAGGGCACGGTGAAGGGGAAGATCTCTCTGAAGGAGAGCCTCTACGTGGAGGGCAGCGGCGTTGTCGAGGCGGACATCGAGACGCAGAACGTGGAGATCGCCGGCCGGGTGACGGGCAACATCGTCGCCAGCGACAAGGTCGAGTTGAAGACGGACTGCCGCGTGGTGGGCGACATCAAAGCCCCCCGCATCCTCATTGCCGATGGGGCCTCCTTCAAGGGCAACGTCGACATGGACCAGAAGGAGCGGTGA
- the nadB gene encoding L-aspartate oxidase, with protein MPQRFDFLVLGGGVAGLSFALQAARHGSVAVLTKRERYESNTQYAQGGIASVLAPTDTFEAHVLDTLVAGAGLNHRDAVEVTVREGPERIRELVEFGAEFNRHSSGEFDLTREGGHSARRIIHAGDITGREVQRALLAACDAQPHITFLQHTAAIDLILDRRSTPGRAGRCLGAYVLAESGRIDTFLCKVTVLATGGAGKVYLYTSNPDVATGDGVAMAYRAGAQVANMEFYQFHPTCLYHPEAKSFLISEALRGEGGKLRLRNGQTFMERYHPLGALAPRDVVARAIDAELKRTGDDCVHLDMTHLGRAFLTDRFPNIYATCKAFNIDMAVQPIPVVPAAHYMCGGVVTDLSGRTSVPGLYAVGEVAHTGLHGANRLASNSLLEGLVFGHRAALATAEEVRALTSPAQEPPEWDAGSAVDSDESVVVTHNWDEIRRLMWNYVGIVRTDKRLMRARRRLDLLREEIRDYYWRFKVTQDVIELRNIADVAHLIVDCASRRKESRGLHFTLDYPNTDDHHGMRDTVVSREL; from the coding sequence ATGCCCCAGCGCTTCGACTTTCTCGTCCTGGGGGGCGGTGTCGCAGGACTTTCGTTCGCCCTCCAAGCCGCCCGGCATGGCTCGGTTGCCGTGCTCACCAAGCGTGAACGTTACGAGAGCAACACCCAGTACGCCCAAGGGGGCATCGCCAGCGTGCTGGCGCCCACGGACACCTTCGAGGCACACGTCCTGGACACCCTGGTGGCCGGCGCGGGCCTCAACCACCGGGATGCGGTGGAAGTCACGGTGCGTGAGGGGCCCGAGCGCATCCGGGAACTCGTCGAGTTCGGCGCCGAGTTCAACCGGCACTCCAGTGGCGAGTTCGATCTGACGCGGGAGGGAGGCCACTCCGCGCGGCGCATCATCCACGCGGGCGACATCACCGGCCGCGAGGTCCAGCGCGCGCTGCTGGCCGCGTGCGACGCCCAGCCCCACATCACCTTTTTACAGCACACCGCCGCGATCGATCTCATCCTGGACCGGCGCTCCACCCCAGGCCGGGCTGGGCGGTGCCTGGGCGCCTACGTCCTCGCCGAGAGCGGCCGCATCGACACGTTCCTGTGCAAGGTGACGGTGCTGGCCACGGGGGGAGCGGGCAAAGTGTACCTGTACACCTCCAACCCGGACGTGGCGACGGGGGATGGGGTGGCCATGGCCTACCGGGCGGGGGCTCAGGTGGCCAACATGGAGTTCTACCAGTTCCACCCCACGTGCCTGTACCACCCGGAGGCCAAGAGCTTTCTCATCAGCGAGGCGCTCCGGGGCGAGGGCGGCAAGCTGCGGCTGCGCAACGGGCAGACCTTCATGGAGCGCTATCACCCGCTCGGCGCGCTGGCCCCGCGCGACGTGGTGGCCCGCGCCATCGACGCGGAGCTCAAGCGCACCGGCGATGATTGCGTCCACCTGGACATGACGCACCTGGGGCGCGCCTTCCTCACCGACCGCTTCCCCAACATCTACGCCACCTGCAAGGCCTTCAACATCGACATGGCCGTGCAGCCCATCCCCGTGGTGCCCGCGGCGCACTACATGTGCGGCGGCGTGGTGACGGACCTGTCCGGCCGCACCTCGGTGCCCGGCCTGTATGCCGTGGGAGAGGTGGCCCACACCGGCCTGCATGGTGCCAACCGGCTCGCCTCCAACTCGCTGCTGGAGGGGCTCGTCTTCGGCCACCGGGCCGCCCTGGCCACCGCCGAAGAGGTCCGCGCCCTCACCTCCCCGGCCCAGGAGCCTCCCGAGTGGGATGCCGGCAGCGCGGTGGACTCGGACGAGAGCGTCGTCGTCACCCACAATTGGGATGAGATCCGCCGCCTCATGTGGAACTACGTGGGCATTGTCCGCACGGACAAGCGCCTGATGCGCGCCCGGCGCCGGCTGGATCTGCTGCGCGAGGAGATCCGCGACTACTACTGGCGCTTCAAGGTGACCCAGGACGTCATCGAGCTGCGCAACATCGCCGACGTGGCCCACCTCATCGTCGACTGCGCCAGCCGCCGCAAGGAGAGCCGGGGCCTGCACTTCACGCTCGACTACCCCAACACCGATGACCACCATGGGATGCGCGATACGGTCGTCTCTCGCGAGCTCTGA
- a CDS encoding tetratricopeptide repeat protein, protein MATTRAAGPETSPVDDEFLNLLYRGGELLAAGKMIEAKDYLERAHQMQPKNEKGQNLLGLTYFKLGLFDRAAEIYEMLVRENPVDPTLRVNLGLVYLKTNALQRAVREFEVAVDLSPDHKKAHNYLGLALAQQSEYGRAREHFLLSGSDAMAEKMSRAIAGETFVRETPVPLAPERGFPEFERPEPRGGQGSVPQGDASSDELDIDVIEEVPTPQVAAPPPQPPPLARPPALIPRQAPPPPPEDDWGAQFGLDEAPAQQTQTLGEFPEIEPEALVPEQPPLDLPVLSTEELASPPEPFPAVAVAEAPEAPGVTAETAGGLSQEASWAEELPGSGYEPSTSPFSELPPPPPDAEPQVPVMSVEELSEDGMPVLTAEPEDPENLAAIAQHEASPPPPPPEPEALAEPYAAPEVAAAVAQEPAQDVFMEAEPSLETPPPGEALPPEPVPDSFVAEPPPQAAGFAPQAGPVPTLGELAPLLPLAEAGAAATFSVWPAGCSVRVEGQLLIRLEGLVAFSGNLTFQPEMKRFRGRATDKPFGEGPGQLVRASGQGALFVEPAERHTFVAMDLGDESAYFRDENVFAFEEPVTFENGRVPSDVAPDLDLVHLRGSGKVLLSLPGPLRLVPVGMQTPVSVQLTHLVGWQGNLTPRVVSLWPGVGSEAFKTAVELSGEGFALICLPVR, encoded by the coding sequence ATGGCGACGACGCGAGCGGCGGGGCCGGAGACGAGTCCCGTTGACGACGAGTTCCTGAATCTTCTCTACCGCGGCGGAGAACTGCTGGCGGCCGGGAAGATGATCGAGGCCAAGGACTACCTCGAGCGGGCCCACCAGATGCAGCCGAAGAACGAGAAGGGGCAGAACCTTCTCGGGCTGACGTATTTCAAGCTGGGCCTCTTCGACCGGGCGGCGGAGATCTACGAGATGTTGGTGCGGGAGAACCCGGTGGACCCCACGCTGCGGGTCAACCTGGGGCTCGTGTACCTGAAGACGAATGCGCTGCAACGCGCGGTGCGCGAGTTCGAGGTGGCGGTGGATCTCTCGCCGGACCACAAGAAGGCGCACAACTACCTGGGGCTGGCGCTGGCCCAGCAGAGCGAGTACGGGCGGGCGCGCGAGCACTTCCTGCTGTCGGGCAGCGACGCCATGGCCGAGAAGATGTCCCGGGCCATCGCCGGAGAGACGTTCGTCCGGGAGACGCCGGTGCCGCTGGCGCCGGAGCGAGGCTTCCCGGAGTTCGAGAGGCCCGAGCCGCGGGGCGGGCAGGGCAGCGTCCCGCAGGGGGATGCCTCGAGCGACGAGCTGGACATCGACGTCATCGAAGAGGTTCCCACGCCGCAAGTGGCCGCGCCGCCCCCGCAGCCTCCGCCGCTCGCCCGGCCTCCCGCGCTCATTCCGCGTCAGGCGCCCCCGCCACCTCCGGAGGATGACTGGGGTGCACAGTTCGGGCTCGACGAAGCCCCTGCACAGCAGACGCAGACCCTGGGCGAGTTTCCGGAGATCGAACCCGAAGCGCTGGTGCCCGAGCAACCTCCGCTCGATCTTCCGGTGCTGTCCACCGAGGAACTCGCTTCCCCCCCCGAGCCTTTTCCGGCGGTGGCGGTGGCCGAGGCGCCGGAGGCACCCGGGGTGACGGCGGAGACGGCGGGCGGACTGTCGCAGGAGGCTTCCTGGGCAGAGGAACTGCCAGGCAGTGGCTACGAGCCGTCGACCAGTCCATTCTCGGAGCTTCCCCCCCCACCGCCGGATGCGGAGCCCCAGGTTCCGGTGATGTCGGTGGAAGAACTCTCCGAGGATGGGATGCCCGTGCTGACCGCGGAGCCCGAGGACCCGGAGAACCTGGCGGCCATTGCCCAGCACGAGGCGTCCCCCCCTCCGCCTCCCCCGGAACCTGAAGCCTTGGCGGAACCGTACGCCGCGCCGGAGGTGGCCGCGGCCGTGGCCCAGGAACCGGCGCAGGATGTCTTCATGGAGGCGGAGCCCAGCCTCGAGACGCCTCCTCCCGGGGAGGCATTGCCGCCCGAGCCGGTCCCGGACTCCTTTGTGGCGGAGCCTCCACCGCAGGCTGCGGGCTTTGCGCCACAGGCGGGGCCCGTTCCGACGCTGGGAGAGCTGGCACCCCTGTTGCCGCTGGCGGAGGCGGGCGCGGCGGCCACTTTCTCGGTCTGGCCGGCGGGCTGCTCGGTGAGGGTGGAGGGACAGTTGCTGATTCGCCTGGAGGGGCTGGTGGCCTTTTCCGGGAACCTCACCTTCCAGCCAGAGATGAAGCGGTTTCGGGGCAGGGCCACGGACAAGCCTTTCGGAGAGGGCCCGGGGCAGTTGGTGCGAGCCAGCGGACAGGGCGCGCTTTTCGTCGAGCCGGCCGAACGCCACACCTTCGTGGCCATGGACCTGGGCGATGAGTCCGCCTACTTCCGGGACGAGAACGTCTTCGCCTTCGAAGAGCCGGTGACGTTCGAGAACGGCCGGGTGCCCTCGGACGTGGCGCCGGACCTGGACTTGGTGCACCTGCGGGGCAGCGGGAAGGTGCTGCTGAGCCTGCCGGGGCCGCTGCGGCTGGTGCCTGTGGGAATGCAAACCCCGGTGTCGGTGCAGCTGACGCACCTGGTGGGCTGGCAAGGCAACTTGACGCCCCGCGTGGTGTCCTTGTGGCCAGGGGTGGGGAGCGAGGCCTTCAAGACAGCGGTGGAACTGAGTGGCGAAGGATTTGCCCTGATCTGCCTGCCGGTCCGATAG
- a CDS encoding TIGR00730 family Rossman fold protein: MALRTVCVFCGSRPGSRPDFLASATALGQELAQRGLTLVYGGASVGLMGAVADAVLSHGGRAVGVLPVSLQQREIGHPGLHELHLVNSMHERKALMAQRSDAFIALPGGFGTFEELFEIVTWGQLGLHRKPMGLLDVAGYYQPLLAMVRRAVDEGFIPEAQALPFAVSGSPGELLDRLQEGPTLRMTEKWLRRSDET; this comes from the coding sequence ATGGCCCTGCGGACGGTGTGTGTCTTCTGTGGTTCGCGGCCAGGCTCCCGGCCCGACTTCTTGGCCTCGGCCACCGCGCTGGGTCAGGAGCTGGCCCAGCGTGGGCTCACGCTCGTCTACGGCGGGGCCAGCGTGGGGTTGATGGGCGCGGTGGCGGATGCGGTCCTGTCCCACGGTGGCCGAGCGGTGGGCGTGCTCCCCGTCAGCCTCCAGCAGCGGGAGATTGGCCACCCCGGCCTGCACGAGCTGCACCTGGTCAACTCCATGCACGAGCGCAAGGCGCTCATGGCCCAGCGCTCGGATGCCTTCATCGCCCTGCCCGGCGGCTTCGGCACCTTCGAGGAGCTGTTCGAGATCGTCACCTGGGGACAGCTCGGCCTGCACCGCAAGCCCATGGGGCTGCTGGACGTAGCGGGCTACTACCAGCCCCTGCTGGCCATGGTCCGCCGCGCCGTGGACGAGGGCTTCATCCCGGAGGCGCAGGCCCTGCCCTTCGCCGTCAGTGGCTCTCCCGGAGAGTTGCTGGATCGGCTCCAGGAGGGGCCCACGCTGCGGATGACGGAGAAGTGGCTGCGCCGGAGCGACGAGACGTAA
- a CDS encoding DUF2381 family protein, whose protein sequence is MEVPPSLGRTHTYALRHQPPTTVTTLTESGLIFPRALTGLLATGLMGEKGVTPKNLSESVVQHPRNAVRVVRVFSYRSTNSVAVELKLELIPGMEPWRAVRAELEGPGRRALRVKPPWQREQLRYEAKDRRVVIEAEATEAETRGSFTLKVWDADGTRSLILTGVVFP, encoded by the coding sequence ATGGAAGTCCCTCCCTCTCTCGGGCGGACTCACACCTATGCACTGCGACATCAACCCCCAACGACCGTCACGACGCTGACAGAATCCGGGTTAATTTTTCCACGCGCTCTTACAGGTCTGCTCGCCACGGGGCTCATGGGCGAGAAGGGTGTCACCCCCAAGAATCTCTCTGAGAGCGTCGTTCAACATCCGAGGAATGCTGTCCGCGTGGTGCGGGTCTTCAGCTACCGCTCTACGAACAGTGTGGCTGTCGAGCTGAAGCTCGAGCTCATCCCCGGGATGGAGCCTTGGCGCGCAGTGAGAGCGGAGCTCGAGGGGCCAGGCCGTCGTGCTCTGCGGGTGAAGCCACCCTGGCAACGCGAACAACTTCGATACGAAGCGAAGGACCGGCGCGTCGTGATCGAGGCGGAGGCGACAGAGGCAGAGACCCGGGGCAGCTTCACGCTCAAGGTGTGGGATGCGGATGGGACCCGGAGCCTCATCCTGACTGGAGTCGTCTTCCCGTAG
- a CDS encoding tyrosine-type recombinase/integrase has protein sequence MFPRALWSGQEGTPKGGHSREVPLSTRAVEILKAHRHLKGPYVFCGPGGERLTHSMVKAVVSRTCTRAGLAQRLGWHDLRHSFASHLVMRGVALKAVQELLGHATIDMTMRYAHLSPDVKRDAVHVLDTPSPARGTYGAHEA, from the coding sequence ATTTTTCCACGCGCTCTATGGAGCGGTCAGGAGGGCACTCCGAAGGGCGGGCACAGCCGAGAGGTTCCCCTGTCCACGCGGGCAGTCGAGATCCTCAAAGCCCACCGACACCTCAAGGGGCCCTACGTCTTCTGCGGCCCCGGCGGCGAGCGCCTCACCCACAGCATGGTGAAGGCGGTGGTCTCCCGGACCTGTACCCGCGCGGGCCTCGCCCAGCGGCTCGGATGGCACGATCTCCGGCACAGCTTCGCGTCCCATCTCGTCATGCGTGGGGTGGCGCTCAAGGCCGTCCAGGAGCTACTCGGCCACGCCACCATCGACATGACGATGCGCTACGCGCACCTGAGCCCGGACGTGAAGCGGGACGCCGTGCACGTGCTCGATACGCCGAGCCCCGCCAGGGGCACATACGGGGCACATGAAGCCTGA
- a CDS encoding lytic transglycosylase domain-containing protein: MRTGLVFLLSWLLLPLGAWASEGIYRYVEKDGTIIYTNVPPPGSKKARQLKGTFTEAQKPSAPVRGRASAPEELEPHISTASRRYRIPASLVRAIMQAESNFDSNAVSPKGACGLMQLMPQTATEMYVKDIFDEKENIEGGVRYLRVLANTFEGDMVKMIAAYNAGPQAVRKYGGSVPPYTETQEYVRKVLQLYHHYKERERLARNEPREANADGDDASGGAGDESR, translated from the coding sequence ATGCGCACAGGTCTCGTCTTCCTTCTCAGCTGGTTGCTGCTTCCCCTGGGGGCCTGGGCCTCCGAGGGCATCTACCGCTACGTGGAGAAGGACGGCACCATCATCTATACGAACGTCCCCCCCCCGGGCAGCAAGAAGGCCCGCCAGCTCAAGGGGACCTTCACCGAGGCGCAGAAGCCCTCGGCGCCTGTGCGGGGGCGTGCCAGTGCCCCCGAGGAGCTCGAGCCGCACATCTCGACGGCCTCCCGGCGCTACCGCATCCCCGCGAGCCTCGTGCGGGCCATCATGCAAGCCGAGAGCAACTTCGACTCCAATGCCGTTTCCCCCAAGGGGGCCTGTGGGCTGATGCAGCTCATGCCCCAGACGGCGACGGAGATGTACGTGAAGGACATCTTCGACGAGAAGGAGAACATCGAAGGGGGGGTGCGCTACCTGAGGGTGCTCGCCAACACGTTCGAAGGCGACATGGTGAAGATGATTGCCGCGTACAACGCGGGCCCGCAGGCGGTCCGCAAGTACGGCGGCAGCGTGCCGCCCTACACGGAGACCCAGGAGTACGTGCGCAAGGTCCTGCAGCTCTACCACCACTATAAAGAGCGCGAGCGGCTCGCACGCAACGAGCCCCGCGAAGCGAATGCCGATGGCGACGACGCGAGCGGCGGGGCCGGAGACGAGTCCCGTTGA